One stretch of Daphnia pulicaria isolate SC F1-1A chromosome 6, SC_F0-13Bv2, whole genome shotgun sequence DNA includes these proteins:
- the LOC124343566 gene encoding E3 ubiquitin-protein ligase TRIP12-like isoform X4, with protein sequence MFLHDLSLRYQTWSRRASRSGKVPLSTSGSGASGVVGGGGGGGGTSSGIAGVGGVGAPASAANTTGSVSGTAGLLVAGAGAVMDGGTPGGPSSASGSHASATSSSSSSAPAPVGGANVVPPDGASGLLNLPPGHAANLLLGAGGAVGAGAGTGDSESDDSEMGRLQALLEARGLPPHLFGALAPRMQHILHRSMGSNSTISKAQQLIAAVQNNADESQQLQAAIEMCQLLVMGNEDTLAGFPVRQAVPALIHLLHMEHNFDMMNHACRALTYMMEALPRSSAVVVDAVPAFLEKLQVIQCMDVAEQSLTALEMLSRRHAKSILQARGVSACLMYLDFFGINAQRAALSITANCCQNLHTDELHFVSGSLPALASRLTQHDKKSVESICIAFSRLVDSFHNESERLQEIASTELLANLQQLLVIMPPVLSSATFIMVVRMLSIMCAHCPELAVKLLKQNIAHTLCLLLTGPSGAVANANTSASNAGEKASSTTPSPAKEHHHQQDHEVELVARSPQELYEITSLIGELMPRLPTDGFFAVDVWLTKPSTVHYDAVQWQWRDDRGSWHAYSAIDSRMVEAAHQSGEDEISLSTMGRTYTLDFHSMQQINEETGTTRPVQRKMNNASGSSGLGGGSVGLGVKQSDSRIECLQEETELATQFIRSLFSLLYEVYSSSAGPAVRHKCLRALLRMLYYASPELLRDVLKSQSVASHLAGMLSSQDLKIVVGATQMAHILMQKLPDVFGVHFRREGVMHQVQRLVAEPAESPSSTATTPAAIPITPFQGDISNGTVASSTPVTDQCSLGNGASGSSGTTLVASSPERIASVGASATSTTGNETGESAVTLANSIAAVSTVASSPMKLSDVLKRKRGAKRGAVGARKSRTYAEETPSSAGPAGCSMDGHDYLKSGASASSSSSAGSTGGARSKFGFAMAGHSGGGASNNGTPTSAISGSAAKATSFLANLNPARWGRSHHHNQASSSGSPNAACSSSSPSLLPNVPKSMSNPQLAGNREKIKTWIRDQATLFLSTYFSPAASEAGDAGNGQSGEGSGGPTSGLSVLSELTRLVQRLEAEPLLAKETLEQIRAIVADSDVSSFEILHSGLVQSLLKYLTADGIDRTDRLRLFLQEFLRVSPTSEFPTSEAATHLLALTHKLSGCVNQLEQFPVRVHDLPAPAGTSGASGGYFRSGTSALRFFNTHQLKCNLQRHPSCNNVKQWKGGTVKIDPLALVQAIEKYLVIRGYGRIRDKDLADSDDDNSEDDVDDSLATVLMNQGNSVRHKLQFLVNDHVIPYNMTVYQAIRQFSMDQSETDTDSETPMGHASIWVQTHTIFYRPVPDNDPCNYASPNAAKNTGAPNVLLPCGSASGTRKGKGANGKSSNKKKGDDLWIDGVAPEVNSPIVPFLTMRMPEYVTVDDPSLEVLNLLRIVHSLNRHWGFLYNLVDYKPILSNPDLINMKLTAKANRQLQDPLVIMTGNLPPWLAQIATACPFLFPFETRHLLFYATAFDRDRALQRLMDSAPELMSGGDSSERVTPRLDRRKRTVSREDILKQAEQVMQDMASSRALLEIQYENEVGTGLGPTLEFYALVSRELQRFDLELWRGEAVSAALGAGSHGSSLPSPSSSAEEPSKARTSPASVAGSTTADYVHNQYGLFPSPCSRSLKAGPLAKIRSKFRFVGKFIAKAIMDSRMLDLPFNPVFFRWLLGQERFLTGSDMVQLDPVLARTYKSLMRIVDEKKLIDQDPSLTPAQRQAAIQALNLDGCPVVDLGLDFTLPGSSTVELRKGGKDQPVTINNLEQYLKLLSHWILVEGVSRQMESLREGFESVFPLHHLSLFYPEEMDLLLCGASQSTNEGAWEVQNLLDAWKPDHGFTLESKAIRNLAEILSSYTKEEQRLFLQFVSGSPRLPVGGFKSLSPPLTVVRKTLEPNQSPDDFLPSVMTCVNYLKLPEYSSLEIMRQKLSVAVREGQHSFHLS encoded by the exons ATGTTTCTGCACGACTTGTCGTTGCGCTACCAGACATGGAG CCGGCGAGCCTCGAGGTCCGGCAAAGTGCCACTCAGTACCAGCGGCAGTGGAGCCAGCGGAGTGgtaggcggcggtggcggcggcggcggtacCAGTAGCGGAATCGCGGGTGTCGGCGGCGTCGGCGCACCTGCGTCGGCTGCCAACACCACCGGATCGGTTTCGGGTACAGCCGGATTATTAGTAGCAGGGGCGGGTGCTGTGATGGATGGCGGAACTCCTGGAGGACCGTCATCGGCTAGCGGATCGCACGCCTCGGCTACTTCCTCGTCTTCGTCGTCTGCTCCTGCGCCAGTCG GTGGAGCGAATGTTGTCCCTCCCGACGGAGCTTCCGGCTTGCTGAACCTGCCACCAGGTCACGCTGCCAATCTCCTTTTGGGAGCTGGCGGAGCCGTTGGTGCTGGAGCTGGAACAGGTGATTCCGAGAGTGACGATAGTGAAATGGGTCGACTCCAGGCGCTGCTGGAAGCACGCGGGCTTCCGCCGCATCTCTTCGGCGCCCTGGCCCCGCGGATGCAGCACATTCTTCACCGCTCCATGGGATCCAACTCGACCATCTCGAAAGCTCAACAGCTGATTGCCG CCGTGCAAAACAATGCCGACGAAAGTCAACAGCTGCAGGCGGCTATCGAGATGTGCCAGCTGTTGGTGATGGGCAATGAAGACACGTTGGCCGGATTTCCCGTCCGCCAAGCCGTACCCGCCCTTATCCATTTGCTCCACATGGAACACAATTTCGACATGATGAATCACGCCTGCCGGGCATTGACTTATATGATGGAGGCGCTTCCTCGCTCgtcggccgtcgtcgtcgacgccgTGCCGGCCTTCCTCGAGAAACTGCAGGTTATTCAGTGCATGGACGTGGCCGAGCAGAGCTTGACGGCCCTGGAGATGCTGTCGCGCCGGCATGCCAAGTCCATCCTGCAGGCCCGCGGAGTTTCGGCTTGCCTCATGTACCTGGACTTTTTTGGCATTAACGCCCAGCGAGCCGCACTCTCCATCACGGCCAACTGCTGCCAGAACCTTCACACCGACGAGCTGCACTTCGTCTCGGGATCGCTGCCCGCTCTGGCTTCGAGGTTGACCCAGCACGACAAGAAGAGCGTCGAAAGCATCTGCATCGCCTTCAGCCGATTGGTGGACAGTTTCCACAACGAATCGGAGCGACTGCAGGAGATTGCCAGTACGGAATTGCTGGCCAACTTGCAACAGTTGCTGGTCATCATGCCGCCAGTCCTCTCTAGTGCAACGTTTATCATGGTCGTGAGGATGCTCTCCATCATGTGCGCCCACTGTCCGGAACTGGCCGTCAAGCTCCTGAAACAGAACATCGCCCACACGCTGTGCTTGCTGCTGACGGGGCCTTCGGGGGCAGTTGCCAACGCCAACACGTCGGCCTCCAACGCCGGCGAGAAAGCTTCCTCGACGACTCCATCGCCGGCCAAAGAGCACCACCATCAACAGGATCATGAAGTGGAATTGGTGGCCCGCAGTCCGCAGGAATTGTACGAGATCACCTCGCTCATTGGCGAATTGATGCCGCGTCTGCCGACGGACGGCTTCTTCGCCGTCGACGTCTGGCTGACCAAGCCCAGCACGGTCCATTACGACGCGGTGCAGTGGCAGTGGCGCGATGACCGTGGGTCGTGGCACGCTTACTCGGCCATCGATTCGCGGATGGTGGAAGCCGCCCACCAATCGGGCGAGGATGAGATCAGCCTGTCCACCATGGGTCGCACCTACACCCTGGACTTTCATTCTATGCAGCAGATAAACGAAGAGACGGGCACGACGCGGCCCGTTCAGCGTAAAATGAACAATGCCAGCGGCTCCAGTGGTTTGGGCGGAGGCTCGGTTGGTCTAGGAGTCAAACAGAGTGATTCCAGGATCGAGTGTCTCCAGGAAGAAACGGAACTGGCCACGCAGTTTATCCGCtcgctcttttctcttctctacGAAGTGTACAGCAGCTCAGCTGGACCGGCCGTTCGTCACAAGTGCCTGCGCGCCCTATTGCGGATGCTATATTACGCTTCGCCCGAACTGCTGCGCGATGTTTTAAAGAGTCAGAGCGTGGCAAGTCACTTGGCCGGCATGCTCTCGTCGCAGGATCTCAAGATCGTCGTCGGCGCCACTCAAATGGCCCACATTCTCATGCAGAAGCTACCGGACgtctttggcgttcactttaGACGCGAGGGAGTCATGCACCAAGTCCAGCGATTAGTGGCCGAACCGGCGGAATCGCCTTCGTCCACCGCAACAACGCCAGCAGCCATCCCCATCACTCCGTTTCAg GGTGATATTTCAAACGGAACGGTGGCGTCCTCAACTCCGGTAACGGACCAGTGTTCATTAGGAAACGGCGCTAGTGGCTCCAGTGGGACCACTCTAGTGGCTAGCAGCCCGGAACGGATTGCTTCAGTGGGCGCAAGTGCGACTTCTACTACCGGCAATGAGACAGGAGAATCTGCGGTGACCCTAGCGAATTCAATTGCGGCTGTTTCCACAGTGGCGTCTAGTCCCATGAAACTGAGCGACGTTTTGAAACGTAAACGCGGGGCGAAACGTGGTGCTGTCGGTGCCCGCAAATCGAGGACCTATGCGGAAGAGACGCCGTCGTCAGCTGGACCGGCTGGTTGCAGCATGGATGGTCACGATTATTTGAAGAGCGGTGCTAGCGCCAGTAGTAGCAGCAGTGCCGGAAGCACTGGTGGAGCCCGATCCAAGTTTGGTTTCGCCATGGCCGGCCACAGTGGTGGTGGGGCAAGTAACAACGGGACGCCGACGTCAGCCATCAGCGGAAGTGCAGCCAAAGCCACGAGCTTCCTCGCCAACCTCAATCCTGCTCGCTGGGGACGCTCTCATCATCACAACCAGGCGTCGAGTTCCGGCAGCCCCAACGCCGCCTGTTCCTCGTCGTCTCCCAGCCTTTTGCCTAATGTGCCCAAATCGATGAGCAACCCGCAACTGGCCGGCAACCGTGAAAAGATCAAGACTTGGATTCGCGATCAAGCCACTCTTTTCCTATCCACTTATTTCAGTCCGGCTGCATCGGAGGCTGGCGATGCAGGCAATGGCCAATCCGGTGAAGGGTCGGGTGGACCCACTTCTGGTCTCAGTGTCTTGTCGGAATTGACGCGTCTTGTTCAACGTCTCGAAGCCGAACCGCTGCTGGCCAAAGAAACATTGGAGCAGATTCGTGCCATTGTGGCTGATTCCGATGTCTCTTCGTTTGAAATTCTCCACAGCGGACTGGTCCAGTCTCTTCTCAAGTACCTTACTGCGGACGGAATCGACCGCACGGATCGATTGCGGCTCTTCCTCCAG GAATTTCTCCGTGTTTCGCCCACCAGCGAATTTCCCACGTCAGAGGCGGCGACCCATTTGCTGGCGTTGACGCACAAACTGAGCGGCTGTGTTAATCAACTCGAGCAGTTTCCCGTACGAGTCCACGATTTGCCTGCTCCGGCCGGCACCTCTGGCGCTTCCGGCGGCTATTTCCGATCCGGAACGTCGGCTTTGCGCTTCTTTAATACGCACCAGCTCAAGTGCAACTTACAGCGGCATCCGTCCTGCAACAATGTCAAGCAGTGGAAAGGAGGCACCGTCAAAATCGATCCACTCGCTCTGGTACAGGCCATCGAAAAGTATTTGGTGATCCGCGGCTATGGCCGCATCCGGGACAAGGACCTGGCCGATAGCGACGACGATAACAGCGAAGATGACGTGGACGACAGTCTT gCCACCGTTTTGATGAATCAGGGAAATAGCGTTCGTCACAAGCTCCAATTTCTGGTCAATGATCACGTGATCCCCTACAACATGACAGTCTATCAAGCCATCCGGCAGTTCA gCATGGATCAGTCAGAGACGGACACGGATTCTGAAACTCCAATGGGTCATGCGTCCATCTGGGTTCAGACGCACACCATCTTTTACCGTCCCGTGCCCGATAACGATCCTTGCAATTACGCCAGTCCCAATGCGGCCAAAAATACCGGTGCACCAAATGTCCTGTTGCCGTGTGGATCCGCTTCCGGAACGCGTAAAGGCAAGGGAGCAAACGGCAAAAGttcgaacaaaaagaaaggcgACGATCTGTGGATAG ACGGAGTTGCTCCAGAAGTGAATTCCCCCATAGTGCCATTTTTGACCATGCGGATGCCAGAGTATGTGACGGTGGACGACCCATCGTTGGAGGTTCTCAACCTGTTGCGCATTGTCCACTCCCTCAACCGTCATTGGGGATTCCTCTACAACCTGGTCGACTACAAGCCCATTTTGTCGAATCCTGACCTAATCAACATGAAACTCACTGCCAAAGCAAATCGTCAATTGCAG GACCCACTAGTGATAATGACGGGCAACTTGCCACCGTGGCTGGCACAAATCGCTACGGCATGCCCGTTTCTGTTTCCTTTTGAAACTCGGCACCTGCTCTTTTACGCTACGGCATTTGACCGTGACCGGGCTCTTCAGCGGCTGATGGACTCTGCTCCTGAATTAATGAGCGGCGGCGACAGCAGCGAGCGCGTCACGCCCCGGCTCGACAGGCGGAAACGCACAGTGTCGCGTGAAGACATCCTAAAACAGGCAGAGCAAGTCATGCAGGACATGGCTTCGTCTAGAGCCCTTCTCGAAATTCAATACGAAAATGAG GTCGGAACTGGACTCGGTCCGACGCTCGAGTTTTATGCACTGGTGTCGCGCGAGTTGCAGCGCTTTGATCTGGAACTGTGGCGCGGGGAAGCTGTTTCGGCAGCCCTCGGCGCCGGATCGCATGGCTCTTCGTTGCCATCTCCTTCTTCCTCGGCGGAAGAACCGTCCAAAGCGCGGACAAGTCCTGCTTCGGTCGCCGGATCCACTACCGCCGACTACGTCCACAATCAGTATGGCCTCTTTCCTTCACCGTGCTCGCGCAGTCTTAAGGCCGGACCACTGGCAAAGATTCGCTCCAAATTTCGCTTCGTCGGAAAGTTTATCGCCAAAGCTATTATGGATTCAAGaatg TTGGATTTGCCATTCAATCCGGTGTTTTTCCGCTGGTTACTTGGCCAGGAGAGGTTCCTGACAGGTTCGGACATGGTGCAATTGGATCCCGTTTTGGCACGGACGTATAAATCACTGATGCGCATCGTCGACGAGAAAAAGCTCATCGACCAGGACCCGTCCCTTACGCCGGCCCAACGACAGGCAGCAATCCAGGCGCTCAATCTCGACGGCTGTCCCGTCGTCGATCTCGGTCTGGACTTTACCCTGCCTGGTTCGTCGACTGTCGAACTGCGTAAAGGCGGCAAAGATCAACCTGTCACCATCAATAATTTGGAACAATACCTcaag TTACTGTCTCACTGGATCCTTGTGGAGGGTGTATCTCGGCAAATGGAATCCTTGCGCGAAGGCTTTGAATCTGTGTTTCCGCTTCATCATCTCTCCCTTTTCTACCCGGAAGAAATGGATCTCCTCCTCTGCGGGGCTTCtcaa AGTACTAATGAAGGTGCTTGGGAGGTACAAAATTTATTGGATGCCTGGAAGCCTGATCACGGTTTCACATTGGAGTCGAAAGCTATTCGAAATCTGGCCGAGATTCTCTCGTCCTACACCAAGGAAGAGCAACGCCTTTTCTTGCAATTTGTCTCAGGATCCCCTCGTCTCCCGGTCGGAG GTTTCAAGAGTTTGTCTCCTCCCTTGACGGTGGTACGGAAAACGTTAGAGCCAAATCAGAGTCCAGATGATTTCCTTCCGTCTGTGATGACGTGCGTCAACTATCTGAAGCTACCCGAGTACAGCAGTCTGGAGATTATGCGTCAAAAGCTGTCGGTTGCCGTCCGCGAGGGCCAGCACTCGTTTCATCtttcttaa